The Kaistia defluvii genome segment GGATTTCCTGTGTCCGGCCGGACTGCTTGCCGGTCGCGGCCTCGCGGCGCATGCGATCGCCCGTCGAGCGCGGCAGCATGCCGTATTCGGCGGTAACCCAGCCCTTGCCGGAACCGCGCAGCCAGGATGGCGGCTTGTCCTCGAGGCTGGCGGTGCAAAGCACGTGCGTGTCGCCGAACTTGACCAGGCAAGAGCCCTCCGCGTGCTTGGCAACGCCGCGTTCAAGCGTTACCGCACGCAGGGCGTCCGCGGCGCGTTTCGAAGGTCGCATGGGATATTCCTGGCTGTTTCGTTGGTCCGCTTGTACAGGTCGGTGGCTCAAAACGTAAAGCCCTGCTTGAACCGGGCGTCGAAATCGACACTTAATCAAAGAGATCGAAGCTTTCGAAGAGAGGATCCAGCGTCTTGCCCGCCGACCGCACGGCCACCGAGACGGCATCGTCGGCGCTTTCCGCGCTCGATCAGCGCTCGCGCGAAATCTTCAAGCGCATTGTCGACAGCTATCTGGAGACGGGAGAGCCGCTCGGCTCGCGCAATCTCGCCCGCATCCTGCCCATGGCGCTGTCGCCCGCCTCCGTCCGCAACGTCATGGCTGATCTCGAAGGCCTGGGCCTGATCTATGCGCCGCACACCTCGGCCGGACGGCTGCCGACGGAAAGCGGGCTGCGCCTGTTCGTCGACGCGATGCTGGAGGTCGGCGACCTGACCTCGGACGAGCGTCGCGACATTGAAAGCCGGGTCGCCGGCGGCGGCGCCAGCCGAACGGTCGATGGCGTCCTGAGCGAGGCCGGGCGCATGCTCTCCGGCCTGTCGCGCGGCGCCGGGGTCGTGCTGGCCTCCAAGAGCGACCAGCGGCTGAAGCACATCGAGTTCGTCCGCCTGGAGCCGACCAAGGCGCTGGTCGTGCTGGTCGGGGAGGATGGCTCGGTCGAGAACCGGCTGATCGACCTCGACCCCGGCACGACGCCGTCGAGCCTGGTTGAGGCCGCCAACTATCTCAACACGCATCTGCGCGGCCGCAGCCTGGCCGAGGCCCGCGCCGAGCTGAACCAGCGGCAGCAGCAGGTCCGCGCCGAGCTTGACCAGCTGACCGCGCGCCTGATCGATGCGGGGCTCGCGAGCTGGGTCGAGGCGACCGGCATTCGGCCGGATACGCTGATCGTCCGTGGCCAGGCCAATCTGCTCGAGGATGTGCGCGCCGCCGAGGATCTCGAGCGCATCCGCCTGCTGTTCGACGATATCGAGACGCAGCGCGAGCTGGTGCATCTCTTGGGCAGCGCCGAGGCAGGCGACGGCGTCCGCATCTTCATCGGTTCGGAAAACAAGCTGTTCTCACTGTCCGGCTCGTCGCTGGTGGTATCGCCTTACCGCGATTCCGAGAGCCGCGTCGTCGGCGTGCTGGGGGTGATCGGGCCGACCCGGCTCAACTATGCGCGCATCGTGCCGATGGTCGATTACACGGCGAAGCTGGTTGGCCGGCTGATCGGCTGAGCGCGACCGTGTGGCGTCTGTACAGCGCCGCGGCGAGCCGATATGAGAACGCTTCAAAGATAGATGGAGACGAGAACATGGCGACGGGTACCGACAAACTGGTCACGGTTTTCGGCGGCTCTGGCTTCATCGGCCGTCATGTGGTGCGCGCGCTGGCGAAGCGCGGCTGGCGCATCCGTGTCGCGGTGCGTCGCCCGGATCTCGCCGGCCATCTGCAGCCGCTCGGCTCCGTCGGCCAGATCATGCCGGTGCAGGCCAATCTGCGCTATCGCTGGTCGGTCGACCGCGCGGTCGAGGGCGCCGATGCCGTCGTCAACCTGGTCGGCGTGCTGAACGAGAGCGGCCGCCAGAACTTCTCCGTCCTGCATAATTTCGGTGCCCGCGCCGTGGCCGAGGCGGCCCGCGCCGCCGGCATCAAGACGCTGGTGCACCAGTCGGCGCTCGGCGCCGATGCGAATTCGGAATCGCTCTATGCCCGCACCAAGGCGCTGGGCGAGGCGGCCGTGCTCGAAACCGTGCCGGAAGCTGTCATCCTGCGTCCCTCGATCGTGTTCGGGCCGGAAGACCAGTTCTTCAACCGCTTCGGCGACATGGCCCGCATCTCGCCCTTCCTGCCGCTGATCGGCGGCGGCGCGACCAAGCTGCAGCCGGTTTTCGTCGGCGATGTCGCGGAGGCGATCGCGCGCGCCGTCGAGGGCCAGCTCGCGGGCGGCACCGTCTATGAACTCGGCGGGCCGGAAGTGAAGACCTTCCGCCAGTGCCTGGAACTGCTGCTGACCGAGATCGAGCGTTCGCCGCTGCTGGTCCCGGTGCCGTGGACGCTCGCGCATTACGGCGCGTCGGTC includes the following:
- the hrcA gene encoding heat-inducible transcriptional repressor HrcA; this translates as MPADRTATETASSALSALDQRSREIFKRIVDSYLETGEPLGSRNLARILPMALSPASVRNVMADLEGLGLIYAPHTSAGRLPTESGLRLFVDAMLEVGDLTSDERRDIESRVAGGGASRTVDGVLSEAGRMLSGLSRGAGVVLASKSDQRLKHIEFVRLEPTKALVVLVGEDGSVENRLIDLDPGTTPSSLVEAANYLNTHLRGRSLAEARAELNQRQQQVRAELDQLTARLIDAGLASWVEATGIRPDTLIVRGQANLLEDVRAAEDLERIRLLFDDIETQRELVHLLGSAEAGDGVRIFIGSENKLFSLSGSSLVVSPYRDSESRVVGVLGVIGPTRLNYARIVPMVDYTAKLVGRLIG
- a CDS encoding complex I NDUFA9 subunit family protein, with amino-acid sequence MATGTDKLVTVFGGSGFIGRHVVRALAKRGWRIRVAVRRPDLAGHLQPLGSVGQIMPVQANLRYRWSVDRAVEGADAVVNLVGVLNESGRQNFSVLHNFGARAVAEAARAAGIKTLVHQSALGADANSESLYARTKALGEAAVLETVPEAVILRPSIVFGPEDQFFNRFGDMARISPFLPLIGGGATKLQPVFVGDVAEAIARAVEGQLAGGTVYELGGPEVKTFRQCLELLLTEIERSPLLVPVPWTLAHYGASVAQWLPKPLLTVDQVRLLKQDNVVSPAAEAEGRTLDGIGIHPSNLLTVLPSYLQRFKPHGQFDHKRTA